From a single Candidatus Izimaplasma bacterium HR1 genomic region:
- a CDS encoding hypothetical protein (Fibronectin-binding protein A N-terminus (FbpA)) yields the protein MSLDGNIIRHLTKELNELINTGRITKIYQLSKFDLIFNINAKGKKQQLLISSSPNYARIHLTDKKYEKPNKPPTFCMFLRKQIEGGIIKNLEQKENDRVIVITIERRNEIGDLQDKKLVIEVMGRYSNIIVTDNEFKILESIKHQMPFDGTDRTIFPGAIYEYPKTTQINPYIEADLNEFLKNISIDNYSENYNQLMGFSPLINKEIIHRADNTSKSIKEVINTVKNEYKPVIITNKRDHFYYTDITYIEGDRRYFNSVNELLDYHFYNRDRIDIIKQYSKNLIKFTKTYRNKLLNKIDKISKDLNDTSKMDEIRVKGELIQANLHNLLKGDSVLKCRNYYTDQDVEILLDNKLTPVQNSEKIFKKYKKVKASIPHLENQIKDAKMEIRYIDQISSQIESASLKDIEEIKMELMNRKLIKRTNIVKKKKYKPNYDTYYDSLGIEILVGKNNLQNQFITHKLAKHNEMWFHVKGAPGSHVVSRAIAPLDEVTIRTCAQLAAYYSTYRDSSSVPIDYVEVRYLKKVPGKVNSFVTYKNNKTIYIDPNEEFILSLNKK from the coding sequence ATGAGTTTAGATGGGAATATAATAAGACATTTGACCAAAGAACTAAATGAGTTAATAAATACTGGTAGAATTACTAAAATCTACCAGCTTTCTAAGTTTGACTTGATATTCAATATTAATGCAAAAGGAAAAAAGCAACAATTACTTATTTCTAGCTCTCCAAACTACGCTAGAATCCATCTTACGGATAAGAAATATGAGAAACCGAATAAACCACCTACATTTTGCATGTTTTTAAGGAAGCAAATAGAAGGTGGAATTATAAAAAATCTCGAACAGAAAGAAAATGATCGTGTCATAGTAATAACCATCGAAAGACGTAATGAAATCGGTGATTTACAGGATAAGAAATTAGTCATTGAAGTAATGGGTAGATACTCAAATATCATAGTTACTGACAATGAATTTAAGATATTGGAATCAATTAAACATCAAATGCCATTTGATGGAACTGATAGAACCATCTTTCCTGGAGCAATATATGAGTACCCAAAGACTACACAAATCAACCCGTATATCGAGGCTGACCTAAATGAATTTCTTAAAAATATATCAATTGACAATTATAGTGAGAACTATAATCAACTTATGGGATTCAGTCCACTAATTAATAAAGAGATAATTCATCGAGCAGACAATACGAGTAAATCCATAAAAGAAGTAATAAATACAGTAAAAAACGAGTATAAACCAGTAATAATCACAAATAAACGAGACCATTTTTATTATACTGATATAACCTATATTGAAGGTGACAGAAGATATTTCAATAGTGTTAACGAATTGCTTGATTATCATTTTTATAATCGAGATAGAATAGATATCATAAAACAGTATTCCAAAAATTTGATTAAGTTCACTAAGACATATCGTAATAAATTGCTTAATAAAATCGATAAAATTTCAAAAGATCTAAATGATACAAGTAAAATGGATGAAATTAGAGTAAAAGGCGAGTTAATTCAAGCAAATTTACACAATTTATTAAAGGGTGATAGTGTCCTGAAATGTAGAAATTACTATACTGACCAGGATGTAGAAATATTACTTGATAATAAGCTAACACCTGTTCAGAATAGTGAAAAAATATTCAAGAAATACAAAAAAGTAAAGGCAAGTATTCCACATTTGGAAAATCAAATTAAAGATGCAAAAATGGAAATACGATATATTGATCAAATTTCCTCTCAAATCGAATCCGCTTCTTTAAAAGATATAGAAGAGATTAAAATGGAACTTATGAACAGAAAGTTAATTAAACGTACAAATATAGTTAAAAAGAAGAAATATAAACCAAATTATGACACATACTATGATTCATTAGGAATTGAAATACTAGTCGGTAAAAACAATCTTCAAAACCAATTTATCACACATAAATTAGCTAAGCATAACGAAATGTGGTTTCACGTCAAAGGTGCTCCTGGAAGTCATGTGGTCAGTAGAGCCATTGCACCTCTTGATGAAGTTACAATTAGAACCTGTGCTCAGTTAGCTGCTTATTATTCCACTTATAGAGACTCGAGTAGTGTTCCCATTGATTATGTAGAGGTAAGATACTTAAAAAAAGTCCCTGGGAAGGTAAATAGTTTTGTTACCTACAAGAATAACAAGACAATTTATATTGATCCAAACGAGGAATTCATTCTAAGTTTAAATAAAAAATAG
- the thrZ gene encoding Threonine--tRNA ligase 2 — protein MPKNDVLERPVKQDEKIKENEKRKEDIPFHFGDFKIDVERNPFFISFPNGSKKEYFTEKSLFEIAQDISPSLKKRCIVGKVNGNVVDMNTVISSDSEVVFITDADPEALEVLRHSTAHLLAETVKKLYPHAKFGVGPTIEDGFYYDIDLGEDIVSEHDLKNIEKEMKKIASRNAKIERGVLTKEEALDFFKKDEYKVELISELPENEEISIYKQDLFTDLCRGPHVPGTKWVKHFKLLSVAGAYWRGNSDNIQLTRIYGTVFFKKEELDEYLHLLEERKKRDHRKLGKQLDLFMLSEYGPGFPFWLPNGMTLRRELENFWYDVHLREGYKLIQTPIMLNKELWEISGHWGNYRENMYTSSIDDKEFAVKPMNCPGGMLVYKRDIHSYKDFPLKVGELGLVHRHEASGALNGLFRVRNFTQDDAHIFMTEEQIVDEIKDLVKLYDYMYSVFNLEYHIELSTRPEDKYIGEISTWDRSEKALADALDSMGKEYVLNPGDGAFYGPKLDFKLKDSMKRIWQCGTIQLDMNLPERFDLTYIDKNGDKKRPVMLHRALYGSIERFIGILIEHYAGAFPLWLAPVQIKVIPVNLQFHEEFAKKLNENLLDHGVRSEMDIRDEKLGYKIREAQTRKVPYQLVIGDKEVESNNVTYRKYGSQEQVTVSIEDFINMVTKEIKNLGK, from the coding sequence ATGCCCAAAAATGATGTTTTAGAAAGACCTGTTAAGCAAGATGAGAAAATTAAAGAAAATGAGAAGCGGAAAGAAGATATACCTTTTCACTTTGGTGATTTCAAAATAGATGTTGAGAGAAATCCTTTCTTTATATCTTTTCCTAATGGAAGTAAGAAAGAGTATTTTACTGAGAAGTCATTATTCGAAATAGCTCAAGACATTTCGCCATCACTAAAGAAACGCTGTATCGTCGGAAAAGTAAACGGAAATGTCGTTGATATGAACACCGTAATATCAAGTGATAGTGAGGTTGTTTTCATCACAGACGCAGATCCTGAAGCTTTAGAAGTGTTACGACACTCTACAGCTCACCTTTTAGCAGAAACAGTAAAGAAATTATACCCACATGCTAAATTTGGAGTAGGTCCAACTATTGAAGATGGATTCTATTATGATATAGATTTAGGTGAAGATATTGTAAGTGAACATGACTTAAAGAATATCGAGAAAGAAATGAAAAAAATCGCATCAAGAAATGCGAAGATAGAACGAGGAGTCTTAACAAAAGAAGAAGCTCTAGATTTCTTTAAAAAAGACGAATATAAAGTAGAGTTAATCTCAGAATTACCAGAAAATGAAGAAATTTCAATCTATAAGCAAGATCTGTTTACAGATCTTTGTAGAGGGCCACATGTACCTGGTACTAAATGGGTTAAGCACTTCAAATTATTAAGTGTTGCTGGAGCATATTGGCGAGGTAATTCAGATAATATTCAGTTAACTCGTATTTACGGTACTGTCTTCTTTAAAAAAGAGGAACTTGATGAGTATTTACATTTATTAGAGGAACGAAAGAAAAGAGATCACCGTAAACTTGGTAAACAATTAGATTTATTCATGTTAAGTGAATACGGACCAGGATTCCCATTCTGGTTACCTAATGGAATGACTTTAAGAAGAGAATTAGAAAACTTCTGGTATGACGTTCATTTAAGAGAAGGGTACAAACTTATTCAAACTCCAATTATGTTAAATAAAGAATTATGGGAAATTTCAGGACATTGGGGTAATTATAGAGAAAATATGTATACTTCAAGTATTGATGATAAGGAATTTGCTGTAAAACCAATGAACTGTCCTGGTGGAATGCTAGTTTACAAAAGAGATATCCATTCTTACAAAGATTTTCCATTAAAAGTTGGAGAATTAGGATTGGTTCATCGTCACGAAGCTAGTGGAGCTTTGAACGGATTATTCCGTGTTAGGAACTTTACACAAGACGACGCACACATCTTTATGACTGAAGAGCAAATCGTAGACGAGATAAAAGATTTAGTAAAATTATATGATTACATGTATAGTGTATTTAACCTAGAGTATCATATTGAATTATCGACTCGTCCTGAAGACAAATATATCGGAGAAATCTCGACTTGGGATCGCTCTGAAAAAGCTTTAGCTGATGCCTTAGATTCAATGGGCAAAGAGTATGTTTTAAATCCTGGTGATGGAGCCTTTTATGGCCCTAAATTAGACTTCAAACTAAAAGACTCAATGAAACGTATTTGGCAATGTGGAACTATCCAATTAGACATGAATTTGCCAGAGAGATTTGACCTAACATATATCGACAAAAATGGAGATAAAAAACGTCCCGTTATGTTACACCGTGCTTTATATGGATCAATTGAAAGATTCATTGGAATTTTAATTGAACATTATGCAGGAGCATTTCCACTTTGGTTGGCACCTGTTCAAATTAAAGTGATTCCGGTTAACTTACAGTTTCATGAGGAATTTGCCAAAAAACTAAATGAAAACTTGCTTGACCATGGTGTTAGAAGTGAGATGGATATTCGCGATGAGAAACTAGGATATAAAATTCGTGAAGCTCAAACAAGAAAAGTACCATACCAACTAGTTATCGGAGATAAAGAAGTAGAATCAAACAACGTTACTTATCGAAAATATGGTTCACAGGAGCAAGTAACAGTTTCTATTGAAGATTTCATAAATATGGTTACAAAAGAGATAAAAAACTTAGGTAAATAG
- the dnaI gene encoding Primosomal protein DnaI: MKKLNLRFKPLNKEEIVDLIVDDEYLREFFIENDLDTNFIEENLQNLFNFKIEYDKCRNCEGLDKCTQDLIGQEPVIKYEDDKIMYYYKDCVYRVTRREQQAQTELINAMFMPKMIQTASLEDFDFKRGKNRTYIHNKLTTFITLYLNGEKIKGLYLYGQYQKGKTYSLAALANELSKRGVKVIIAYYPDLVREFKSRIGNNTIEELVSRLKTVEILMLDDIGGESPSQWVRDEVLGPILQHRLLDEKPTFFSSNVAQKDLMTLMTLNNQKAEMMKAARIDARIQSLSDEVEM; the protein is encoded by the coding sequence ATGAAAAAATTAAACTTAAGATTTAAACCGTTAAACAAAGAGGAAATTGTTGATTTAATCGTTGATGACGAGTATTTAAGAGAGTTTTTTATTGAGAATGATCTCGATACTAATTTCATCGAAGAAAACCTTCAAAATCTATTCAATTTCAAAATCGAATATGACAAATGTAGGAATTGTGAAGGTCTTGATAAGTGCACCCAAGATTTAATAGGACAAGAACCAGTAATTAAGTATGAAGATGATAAAATAATGTACTATTATAAAGACTGTGTGTACCGCGTAACTAGAAGAGAGCAACAAGCACAAACAGAATTAATAAACGCAATGTTCATGCCGAAAATGATTCAAACTGCTTCTCTAGAAGATTTCGATTTCAAAAGAGGTAAAAATCGTACCTATATCCATAACAAATTAACTACTTTTATCACTCTTTATTTAAATGGAGAAAAAATAAAAGGGTTATATTTATATGGACAATACCAAAAAGGTAAAACATACTCACTAGCAGCATTAGCTAACGAACTATCTAAGCGAGGAGTAAAAGTAATAATTGCTTATTACCCAGACCTAGTTAGAGAATTTAAATCTAGAATTGGTAACAACACAATAGAAGAACTAGTTTCGAGATTAAAGACTGTTGAGATTTTAATGCTTGATGATATTGGAGGAGAATCACCTTCACAATGGGTAAGGGATGAAGTCCTAGGACCAATCTTGCAACATCGTTTGTTAGATGAAAAACCAACGTTTTTCTCATCTAACGTCGCTCAAAAAGATCTCATGACATTGATGACTTTGAATAATCAAAAAGCTGAAATGATGAAAGCAGCTCGTATTGACGCTCGTATTCAATCATTAAGTGACGAAGTTGAAATGTAA
- the dnaB gene encoding Replication initiation and membrane attachment protein, which produces MELNGLDKFKLITYQNLDIDERNVFTLLYQPLIGCDAFTLYLTLWAFIGRSRMKSPEFLHYKLYDILRVSPAQFIQARKKLEAIGLIVAYHNEEVYLYELKAPLSAEEFIKDGSLGAYLFSKIGKENFDDLVELFRVSRSDKDGFKNITSNFDEVFSSIPKPIDVKHNFTKKSKAKIQINHNFDFEIFVEGLSKNYVDRRKLSKIVKEKIMNIAYVYNLDEFTMQKVFMDSVDRDRNINIEELSKNARKWFEFERETVETTPEKPSKQSVTHDDILTQCKTETPSTILGILSNGKPSTVELRVVERIIENYEFSVEVVNFLLVYVIGQLEEFPSYNYFDKIAVEWQRNNVDTIEDAIGNIKNRQKRMTTSKVRRQPGKNVLPKDVESDWFDEYLKNR; this is translated from the coding sequence ATGGAGTTGAACGGACTTGATAAGTTTAAACTTATCACATATCAAAATCTAGATATCGATGAAAGAAATGTATTTACATTACTATATCAACCATTAATTGGGTGTGACGCGTTCACACTTTATTTAACTTTATGGGCATTTATTGGTAGGTCTAGAATGAAAAGTCCTGAGTTCTTACACTATAAACTCTATGATATTCTAAGGGTATCTCCCGCTCAATTTATCCAAGCTAGAAAGAAATTGGAAGCAATAGGACTAATTGTAGCTTATCATAATGAAGAAGTTTATTTATATGAATTAAAGGCACCACTATCAGCAGAAGAGTTTATCAAAGATGGTAGTTTGGGAGCTTATTTATTCTCAAAAATTGGTAAAGAGAATTTCGATGATTTAGTAGAATTATTTAGAGTAAGTAGAAGTGATAAAGATGGCTTTAAAAACATTACTTCAAACTTTGATGAAGTATTCTCATCAATCCCTAAACCAATTGATGTAAAACACAATTTTACTAAGAAATCGAAAGCTAAAATTCAAATAAATCATAATTTTGATTTTGAAATATTTGTTGAAGGTCTTTCGAAAAATTATGTTGATCGACGTAAATTATCAAAAATTGTAAAAGAGAAAATTATGAACATAGCATATGTATATAATCTTGATGAATTCACAATGCAAAAGGTCTTCATGGATAGTGTTGATAGAGACCGTAATATAAACATTGAGGAGCTATCTAAAAATGCTCGTAAGTGGTTTGAATTTGAGAGAGAAACAGTTGAAACAACACCAGAAAAACCATCAAAGCAAAGTGTTACCCATGATGATATATTAACGCAATGTAAAACGGAAACACCATCAACTATTTTAGGAATTCTATCAAATGGGAAACCATCAACTGTTGAATTAAGAGTAGTTGAAAGAATAATTGAGAATTATGAATTTAGTGTAGAAGTAGTTAATTTCTTACTAGTTTATGTAATTGGACAGTTAGAAGAGTTTCCTTCTTATAATTATTTTGATAAAATAGCTGTAGAGTGGCAACGAAACAATGTTGATACAATTGAAGATGCTATTGGGAATATTAAAAATAGACAAAAAAGAATGACAACTAGTAAAGTAAGAAGACAGCCTGGTAAAAACGTATTACCAAAAGATGTTGAATCAGATTGGTTCGATGAATACTTGAAAAATAGATAG
- the coaE gene encoding Dephospho-CoA kinase, whose amino-acid sequence MKILGLTGGIASGKSTVTKFFIDEGIPVIDTDLIARNLLNKGTESYNEVIEFFSDEILLTNNEINRKKLGRIIFSNPQKRHKLNEICHPKVLKEVNEQIALLKEENAKVIVIDVPLLFETNYQELVDKTIVVYTSPEKQLERLISRDSITEEYAKMKINSQTPLSEKVTLADYVIDNSFSILDTKRDFKKILKDLEV is encoded by the coding sequence GTGAAGATTCTAGGACTTACTGGTGGAATAGCTAGTGGAAAATCAACTGTTACTAAATTTTTTATTGATGAAGGGATACCCGTTATAGATACAGATTTAATTGCTCGTAATCTTTTAAACAAAGGTACAGAATCATACAATGAAGTAATTGAATTTTTTTCTGATGAAATTTTGCTAACGAATAATGAAATTAATCGTAAAAAACTTGGTAGGATTATTTTTTCTAACCCACAAAAAAGACATAAGTTAAATGAAATTTGCCATCCAAAAGTGTTAAAAGAAGTTAATGAGCAAATTGCATTGTTGAAGGAAGAGAATGCTAAAGTAATTGTGATTGATGTTCCTTTATTATTTGAAACCAACTATCAAGAATTAGTTGATAAAACAATTGTCGTGTATACATCACCTGAAAAACAATTGGAAAGATTGATTTCTAGAGATAGCATTACTGAAGAATATGCCAAAATGAAGATTAATAGCCAAACGCCTTTATCTGAGAAAGTTACTTTGGCTGATTATGTTATAGATAACTCTTTTTCTATTTTAGATACAAAAAGAGATTTTAAAAAAATACTTAAAGATTTAGAGGTGTAA
- the mutM gene encoding Formamidopyrimidine-DNA glycosylase has protein sequence MPELPEVETVRRTLSNLILGKEIRDIDIFYNKIIRNKTEQEFKDILIGKTIDEIDRYGKYLIFNLGDTSLISHLRMEGKYFIKNADEPKGKHEHIIIYFTDGNTLRYNDTRKFGTMDIVERDKVYVDSPVTKLGQEPFSDKMTLKYLKEKLSKKSIAIKSALLDQTIMTGLGNIYVDEVLFLSKLNPETPSNKVTNKDIKNIIDNSIKVLNKAIKLGGTTIRSYTSSLGVTGRFQNELNVHTKAGEPCPVCNTPILKIKVNGRGTYYCDKCQKK, from the coding sequence ATGCCCGAACTTCCTGAAGTTGAAACAGTTAGAAGAACCTTAAGTAATTTAATATTAGGAAAAGAAATAAGAGATATTGATATCTTCTATAATAAAATAATTAGAAATAAAACCGAGCAGGAATTTAAAGATATCCTAATTGGCAAAACGATTGATGAAATCGATCGTTATGGGAAATATCTTATCTTTAATCTAGGAGATACTTCATTAATTTCTCATCTAAGGATGGAAGGTAAATATTTTATTAAAAATGCTGATGAACCAAAAGGAAAACATGAGCACATTATTATCTATTTTACCGATGGAAATACACTTAGATATAATGACACAAGAAAATTTGGGACAATGGATATTGTTGAAAGAGATAAAGTATATGTTGACAGCCCGGTAACTAAATTAGGTCAGGAGCCATTTAGTGATAAGATGACTTTGAAATATTTAAAAGAAAAGTTATCAAAAAAGTCTATTGCTATAAAATCAGCTTTATTAGATCAAACGATAATGACTGGTCTAGGGAATATTTATGTTGATGAAGTTCTATTTTTAAGTAAATTAAATCCAGAAACTCCTTCGAATAAAGTAACTAACAAAGATATCAAGAATATTATTGATAACAGTATTAAAGTACTAAATAAAGCAATCAAATTAGGTGGAACGACAATTAGAAGTTATACTTCTAGTTTAGGAGTTACAGGTAGATTCCAAAATGAACTTAATGTTCATACAAAAGCAGGAGAACCTTGTCCTGTATGTAACACACCAATACTTAAAATAAAGGTCAATGGTAGAGGTACTTACTATTGTGATAAATGCCAAAAAAAATAA
- the nfrA2 gene encoding FMN reductase: MSLVMQRKSCRKYTEEPVSDEDIKKLLTSAMQAPSAHNQQPWEFVVVRDRETLDKLSKVSTGAWMLAQAPLCISVVMRDTEFDVDMRQQDMGASVQNILLEAVNLGLGACWIGAYPIEERMIQLNEILNLKDLTPFANISIGHPTKTEEVKVRFDESRIHYEKVK; this comes from the coding sequence ATGAGTTTAGTTATGCAAAGAAAAAGTTGTAGAAAGTACACAGAAGAACCAGTAAGTGATGAAGACATTAAAAAGTTATTAACAAGTGCTATGCAAGCTCCAAGCGCTCACAATCAACAACCTTGGGAGTTTGTTGTCGTAAGAGATAGAGAAACACTTGATAAATTATCAAAAGTAAGTACTGGAGCTTGGATGTTAGCTCAAGCACCGTTATGTATTTCTGTAGTTATGAGAGACACTGAATTTGACGTTGATATGCGCCAACAGGACATGGGTGCGTCAGTTCAAAATATATTACTAGAAGCAGTTAATTTAGGTTTAGGTGCATGCTGGATTGGTGCTTATCCGATTGAAGAAAGAATGATTCAATTAAATGAAATATTAAATCTTAAAGATCTAACACCTTTTGCGAATATCTCAATCGGACATCCTACAAAAACTGAAGAAGTTAAGGTTCGTTTTGATGAATCACGTATTCATTACGAAAAAGTAAAATAA
- the czcD gene encoding Cadmium, cobalt and zinc/H(+)-K(+) antiporter, with protein MQQQQAMIKSFIVNTFLVILKLISGFIFNSIALIADGVHSISDLLSDIFVLLGIRHSVKPADEDHPFGHGKFEYVLSLFLGLSIILIAYNLGKNVILSFNEVSDIPSYLSLVVIAFVVVIKLVLARYLINKGDEIDSEIIKASGQESFSDVISSAVVFIGVICVLIGERFDVTFLTKGDKVSSIIIALFIIRIGLIIIWNSIQSLQGKSVKKDICVGYKDKINNIKGVIDVDKLDMISYGPYYQIIVEIRVNANISVKDGHEIAHNVHDKLLEDEKICHVSIHVNPEEK; from the coding sequence ATGCAACAACAACAAGCTATGATAAAGAGTTTTATTGTTAATACATTTTTAGTAATTTTGAAACTAATAAGTGGGTTTATTTTTAACAGTATTGCACTTATTGCTGATGGTGTTCACAGTATTTCTGATCTCCTTAGTGATATTTTTGTCTTATTAGGAATAAGGCACTCTGTAAAACCAGCTGATGAAGATCATCCTTTTGGCCATGGTAAATTTGAGTATGTCTTAAGTTTGTTTCTTGGTTTATCAATAATCCTTATCGCTTATAACTTAGGAAAAAATGTTATTCTTAGTTTTAACGAAGTATCAGATATACCAAGTTATTTAAGTTTAGTTGTTATTGCTTTTGTCGTAGTTATCAAATTGGTTTTAGCTAGATATTTGATAAATAAAGGTGATGAAATTGATAGTGAAATAATCAAAGCTAGTGGGCAAGAATCATTTAGCGATGTTATAAGTAGTGCTGTTGTTTTTATCGGTGTAATCTGTGTTTTAATCGGTGAAAGATTCGATGTTACCTTTTTAACGAAAGGTGATAAAGTATCTTCGATTATCATTGCCTTATTCATTATAAGAATTGGTCTAATCATTATTTGGAATAGTATCCAAAGTTTGCAAGGTAAATCAGTTAAAAAAGACATTTGTGTGGGTTATAAGGATAAAATCAACAACATAAAAGGTGTCATTGACGTTGATAAACTTGATATGATTAGTTATGGTCCATATTATCAAATCATTGTTGAGATAAGAGTAAATGCAAATATATCTGTAAAAGATGGGCATGAGATTGCTCATAATGTTCATGATAAATTATTAGAAGATGAAAAAATATGTCATGTAAGTATACATGTTAACCCGGAGGAAAAATGA